In Alicyclobacillus macrosporangiidus CPP55, a single window of DNA contains:
- a CDS encoding S9 family peptidase, with the protein MKRKVTAEDIFRIALVGDVAMHPGGGQVAVTVTRLNPEDNQYHTHIWMVSTSSGEVVPFTAGGQSETRPAWSPDGRYLAFLSKRGGDTDQVYVMPAGGGEAVAVTRHPSGVEAFRWSPDGRRIAFVARTSEWARDETTSAEEREKTPRERFTADVKVIRRLLWRLDGTGEFGDRRRHLYVVDLADLLAHRRHVVWSFDPDGQSPAITTRRLTEGPFDIHDFDWMADNRHLLVVTNREPDADRTLEQHLCRVPVPADLAAFHAPHPPEAVERLPGTPAWVEGPRCSPDGRQVAFYGHQMRHGWYTQAGVWLYDFAEGRCWCVTEGMDEDFGNEALTDTRAGHSEGLMWAEHGRSLYTLVSRRGTVQLARIDVRRGRLTFVTEGEHCVFTYAINQKGSAAAIVRGTPVEPANVFLVDLPAGEEERPALRRLTHWNHDWLAEVDLAVPQRFRFSSGGLDLDGWVMLPNTPPPPDGYPAVVEVHGGPMAMYADAFFLEFQLIAASGIAVVYSNPRGSRGYGEAFCRSIRGVWGTLDFEDVEACADAALARFPLCRERLAIAGGSYGGFMAAWAVGHTNRYKAAVVMRACVNEYSMFGTCDLGYVDLDDLGCAPWEDPNRYLAMSPLAFADRIEAEVLILHSENDLRCPIEQAEQLYTALRVRGVPVEFVRFPNEKHGMSRSGQPWHRVVRLEKIQSFLERALQAGAEAPGQR; encoded by the coding sequence GTGAAGCGGAAAGTGACAGCGGAGGATATCTTTCGCATCGCCCTCGTCGGAGACGTGGCGATGCATCCCGGCGGCGGGCAGGTGGCGGTGACGGTGACGCGTCTGAACCCCGAGGACAACCAGTACCACACCCACATCTGGATGGTGTCCACCTCGAGCGGGGAGGTCGTGCCCTTCACGGCGGGCGGCCAGTCGGAGACCCGGCCCGCCTGGTCGCCGGACGGCCGGTACCTGGCGTTTCTGTCCAAACGGGGCGGGGACACCGACCAGGTGTACGTCATGCCGGCCGGCGGCGGGGAGGCCGTGGCGGTGACCCGGCACCCGTCGGGGGTGGAGGCGTTCCGCTGGAGCCCGGACGGTCGGCGGATCGCCTTCGTGGCGAGGACATCCGAATGGGCGCGCGACGAGACCACGAGCGCCGAGGAGCGGGAGAAGACGCCGCGGGAGCGGTTCACGGCCGACGTCAAGGTGATCCGCCGCCTTCTGTGGCGGCTCGACGGCACGGGTGAGTTCGGCGATCGGCGCCGCCATCTGTACGTGGTCGATCTCGCCGATCTCCTCGCCCACCGCCGGCACGTGGTCTGGTCGTTCGATCCGGACGGGCAGAGCCCCGCCATCACCACCCGCCGCCTGACGGAGGGGCCCTTCGACATCCATGATTTCGACTGGATGGCGGACAACCGTCACCTGCTCGTGGTGACCAACCGCGAGCCGGATGCGGATCGGACCCTGGAGCAGCACCTGTGCCGGGTGCCCGTGCCGGCCGATCTGGCGGCGTTCCATGCCCCGCATCCCCCTGAGGCCGTCGAACGGCTGCCCGGGACTCCGGCCTGGGTGGAGGGTCCGCGCTGCTCGCCGGACGGCCGCCAGGTCGCTTTCTACGGCCACCAGATGAGGCACGGATGGTACACGCAGGCCGGCGTGTGGCTGTACGACTTCGCAGAGGGCCGGTGCTGGTGCGTGACCGAAGGGATGGACGAGGACTTCGGCAACGAGGCGCTCACCGACACCCGGGCGGGTCATTCGGAGGGCCTGATGTGGGCCGAGCACGGCCGGTCCCTGTACACCCTGGTGTCCCGCCGGGGGACGGTCCAGCTCGCGCGCATCGACGTGCGGCGCGGCCGGCTCACCTTCGTCACCGAGGGCGAGCACTGCGTGTTCACCTACGCTATCAACCAAAAAGGGTCGGCCGCGGCGATTGTGCGCGGGACCCCGGTGGAACCGGCCAACGTGTTCCTGGTGGACCTCCCGGCGGGCGAGGAGGAGCGCCCGGCGCTCCGCCGGCTGACACACTGGAACCACGACTGGCTGGCCGAGGTCGATCTCGCCGTCCCCCAGCGCTTCCGGTTCTCCTCCGGGGGCCTGGACCTGGACGGGTGGGTGATGCTGCCCAACACGCCGCCCCCGCCGGACGGGTACCCGGCGGTGGTCGAGGTGCACGGCGGGCCGATGGCGATGTACGCAGACGCGTTCTTCCTTGAGTTTCAGCTGATTGCGGCCTCCGGCATCGCCGTCGTCTACAGCAACCCGCGCGGCAGCCGCGGCTACGGGGAGGCGTTCTGCCGGTCCATCCGCGGCGTCTGGGGCACCCTTGACTTCGAGGATGTCGAGGCGTGCGCTGACGCGGCCCTGGCGCGCTTCCCCCTGTGCCGCGAGCGCCTCGCCATCGCGGGCGGGAGCTACGGCGGCTTCATGGCGGCCTGGGCGGTTGGGCATACAAACAGATACAAGGCGGCGGTGGTCATGCGCGCCTGCGTCAACGAGTACAGCATGTTCGGCACGTGCGACCTCGGCTACGTAGACCTCGACGACCTCGGCTGCGCCCCGTGGGAGGACCCGAATCGCTATCTGGCGATGTCGCCGCTCGCCTTCGCGGACCGGATCGAGGCCGAGGTCCTCATTCTGCACAGCGAGAACGACCTGCGTTGCCCCATCGAGCAAGCGGAGCAGCTGTACACGGCGCTGCGCGTGCGCGGGGTGCCGGTGGAGTTCGTCCGCTTCCCAAACGAGAAACACGGCATGTCGCGCAGTGGTCAGCCGTGGCATCGGGTCGTGCGGTTGGAGAAGATTCAGTCCTTTTTGGAGCGGGCGTTGCAGGCCGGGGCCGAGGCGCCCGGCCAACGGTGA
- a CDS encoding S1C family serine protease, with product MARRWFGDDDWDRGAREARWRRRLGAGAAVFVLGAAAGSAGTAWLMAGVGDRAAAQGAGASGPSSAPSAPQVTPSPSVPGDGTPGSAGVPGTGAAGAGAPGAGNAPGTSSPGASSGWTPFTGGIDIPAIYQAASPSVATITAVTPSGQSNNPQEDIGTGFLIDANGDIATNEHVVSGKKQVSVKLGGQTYTGQVVGTDPMDDLAVVRISPPPGVRPLSLGSAKGLQPGEPVVAIGNPFQLTNSVSAGIVSGLNRSMPTESGRLMSGLIQIDAALNPGNSGGPLLDARGQVIGINTAIESPVAGFVGIGFAIPIDRFVALLPNLLQGTAVDHPWLGIRALDIDPAVQQQFKLPVSQGVLVISTVSGSPAAKAGLHADSGGADKPVGDGDIITAIDGHPVADVAELTAIVNQDRVGQTVTLSVLRRGKPISVRVTLGPWPAGGGG from the coding sequence ATGGCGAGACGTTGGTTCGGAGATGACGATTGGGACCGCGGGGCGCGGGAGGCCCGTTGGCGCAGGCGGCTCGGCGCTGGAGCGGCGGTATTCGTCCTCGGGGCAGCGGCCGGGTCTGCCGGAACGGCCTGGCTGATGGCCGGTGTGGGCGACCGTGCGGCCGCACAGGGGGCGGGTGCCTCCGGGCCGTCCTCGGCTCCGTCCGCGCCGCAGGTGACGCCCAGCCCCTCCGTTCCGGGTGACGGCACGCCGGGGAGCGCCGGCGTCCCGGGCACCGGCGCGGCGGGCGCGGGTGCGCCCGGTGCAGGGAACGCACCAGGGACGTCGAGCCCCGGGGCGTCGTCGGGATGGACCCCTTTCACCGGCGGGATCGACATCCCGGCCATCTACCAGGCGGCCTCCCCCAGCGTGGCGACCATCACGGCCGTCACGCCGTCCGGGCAGAGTAACAATCCGCAGGAGGACATCGGCACCGGGTTCCTCATCGATGCGAACGGAGACATCGCGACCAACGAGCACGTGGTCAGCGGCAAGAAGCAGGTATCCGTGAAGCTCGGCGGCCAGACCTACACGGGTCAGGTCGTCGGGACGGATCCCATGGACGATCTGGCGGTGGTGCGGATCTCGCCGCCGCCTGGGGTACGCCCGCTGTCGCTCGGCAGCGCAAAGGGGCTGCAACCGGGAGAGCCGGTCGTGGCCATCGGCAACCCGTTCCAGCTGACCAACAGCGTGTCGGCCGGCATTGTCAGCGGCCTGAACCGGTCCATGCCGACGGAGAGCGGCCGCCTGATGAGCGGCCTGATTCAGATCGACGCCGCCCTCAACCCAGGCAATTCCGGGGGGCCGCTGTTGGACGCCAGAGGTCAGGTGATCGGCATCAACACCGCGATCGAGAGTCCGGTCGCCGGGTTTGTCGGTATTGGATTCGCCATCCCCATCGATCGATTCGTGGCACTTCTGCCAAACCTGCTGCAGGGCACCGCGGTAGACCACCCGTGGCTCGGCATCCGCGCGCTGGACATCGATCCGGCCGTTCAGCAGCAGTTCAAACTCCCGGTCTCGCAGGGGGTGTTGGTGATCAGCACGGTATCGGGCAGCCCGGCCGCCAAGGCGGGCCTGCACGCGGACAGCGGCGGGGCGGACAAACCGGTCGGGGACGGGGACATCATCACGGCCATCGACGGCCACCCGGTGGCGGATGTGGCCGAGCTGACGGCCATCGTCAACCAGGACCGCGTCGGCCAGACCGTCACCTTGAGCGTCCTGCGCCGGGGCAAACCCATCTCGGTCCGGGTCACCCTTGGGCCCTGGCCCGCGGGCGGGGGCGGCTGA
- a CDS encoding YfhO family protein: MARWHSDHHHLPSHPVGEERTTRHLNRWARHAVALAAVWLLVMVAYPGWASSDAMGYDDLSRLNAPQRTLLAWFYHHGQWPLWNPFSFGGQPFLAAGQAGPLYLPNALFLFAPVALAMKLSYLSHELVAATGMYLFVWSIVNSRRGAAAGAIAFTASGFFIGHQVHTQMFDAMSWLPWIAWAARGLLLSPRALPESPGHGHPARPAGLRQSTGRRYAGVLAGTLALMVYAGHPQVTFYTFLYLALYLLLWAVETRRSVRWRRFGAVAGSAAFGLLLAAPQWLPTAALVTYSDRQHPAAGFLLEGSMPPSAWLQFLSPFSIGGGDTGVPISLSTLLPIDHSNLFWEYTGGIGIVALALALATVVTRFRTSAEVQRLTAIALVCAVFALGSYGFLDIVLTRVPGFDLFRIPARYIGLVDFALSALAGLGAARLDAPMRRWVAIWCAVFFAVLAAARLWGPLAHAPRAAFTHPAALCVAIVLFSLVLARRDRLYGWGMWGLAAVTSAGQATLLSPFVLVAKAPYQAPSGAIQYLQAHLPKDDPLARAAAFGETSISYDQAAAYQIPALNGYDSLVPAWYDQSVALTWTDAVLKAEPASILDAYDVRYVVTPAGDEPVFGLPGAETSYTHWLPNVPKGAIGLQMHLEAPASAIDGRPLCSITLTAGTRTVTHWIYSYPTEDYYVTLPADWPQDAATRVTIRSEAWGGSFTIADLRWVEASGSEAPTVLPVHRTLGPRPWRAVYQDSRETVWENPDRTRPAWVTSDLAGVQPASGSVKPVGWTADEQEWRVDSETGGWLVLAQTYDPNWRASVDGQPAPVEAAGTGYGGVLTAVRVPKGSHNVRLVYRPLTFSLGLCVGGAALLAGGVWMLWGISRPRPRARAQG, from the coding sequence TTGGCACGCTGGCATTCTGACCATCACCATCTTCCATCCCATCCCGTCGGCGAAGAGCGCACCACGCGCCACCTGAACCGCTGGGCCCGGCACGCCGTCGCGCTGGCCGCGGTGTGGTTGTTGGTGATGGTGGCCTATCCCGGTTGGGCGTCGTCCGACGCCATGGGCTACGACGACCTGTCCCGGCTCAACGCCCCGCAACGCACGCTGCTGGCCTGGTTCTACCACCACGGCCAGTGGCCCCTGTGGAATCCGTTCAGCTTCGGCGGACAGCCGTTTCTCGCCGCCGGGCAGGCCGGGCCACTGTACCTGCCCAATGCGCTCTTCCTGTTTGCCCCCGTCGCCCTGGCGATGAAGCTCTCCTATCTCTCCCACGAACTCGTCGCCGCCACCGGCATGTACCTGTTCGTGTGGTCCATCGTCAATAGCCGGCGTGGGGCTGCGGCGGGCGCCATCGCCTTCACCGCGAGCGGGTTTTTTATCGGCCACCAGGTGCACACCCAAATGTTCGATGCCATGAGCTGGCTACCCTGGATCGCCTGGGCCGCGCGCGGCCTGCTCCTCTCTCCGAGGGCTCTCCCCGAGTCCCCGGGCCATGGCCACCCAGCCCGCCCAGCAGGGCTGCGCCAATCCACGGGTCGCCGGTATGCCGGCGTGTTGGCCGGGACCCTCGCGCTGATGGTGTACGCCGGCCATCCCCAGGTCACGTTTTACACGTTTCTCTACTTGGCCCTCTATCTCCTGCTATGGGCCGTCGAAACTCGGCGATCCGTGCGGTGGCGCCGCTTCGGCGCTGTCGCCGGGTCGGCCGCATTCGGCCTGCTCCTCGCGGCACCGCAGTGGTTGCCGACCGCTGCCTTGGTCACCTACTCCGATCGCCAACATCCGGCCGCCGGGTTTTTGCTCGAAGGGTCCATGCCGCCGAGCGCCTGGCTGCAATTTCTCAGTCCGTTTTCCATCGGCGGCGGCGACACCGGCGTTCCGATCTCCTTGTCCACACTGCTTCCCATCGACCACAGCAACCTCTTCTGGGAGTATACCGGCGGCATCGGGATCGTCGCCCTGGCGCTCGCCCTGGCGACGGTCGTGACCCGGTTCCGCACGTCGGCCGAGGTGCAGCGCCTCACCGCGATCGCGCTGGTGTGCGCGGTGTTCGCCCTCGGCAGCTACGGGTTCCTCGACATCGTCCTGACCCGCGTCCCGGGCTTTGACCTGTTTCGCATCCCGGCCAGGTACATCGGCCTCGTGGACTTCGCGCTCAGCGCCCTCGCTGGCCTGGGCGCGGCACGCCTGGACGCCCCTATGCGTCGCTGGGTGGCCATCTGGTGCGCCGTCTTCTTCGCGGTCCTGGCCGCCGCCCGTCTGTGGGGCCCGTTGGCGCACGCCCCGCGCGCCGCGTTCACCCACCCGGCGGCGCTTTGCGTCGCCATCGTGCTCTTCAGCCTCGTACTCGCCCGGCGGGATCGCCTGTACGGATGGGGGATGTGGGGCCTCGCCGCCGTCACCAGTGCTGGCCAGGCGACTCTATTGTCGCCTTTCGTCCTCGTGGCAAAGGCACCCTACCAGGCCCCGAGCGGCGCCATCCAATACCTTCAGGCGCATCTGCCGAAGGACGATCCGCTGGCCCGCGCCGCCGCCTTCGGCGAGACGTCCATCTCGTATGACCAGGCGGCCGCCTATCAGATCCCCGCGCTCAACGGGTACGATTCGCTCGTCCCTGCGTGGTACGACCAATCCGTCGCACTCACCTGGACCGACGCTGTCCTCAAGGCTGAGCCCGCCTCCATCCTCGACGCGTACGACGTCCGCTACGTCGTCACGCCTGCCGGGGACGAGCCGGTCTTCGGCCTGCCGGGCGCCGAGACCTCGTACACGCACTGGCTGCCCAACGTGCCCAAGGGCGCCATCGGCCTGCAGATGCACTTGGAGGCGCCGGCCAGCGCGATCGACGGCCGCCCGCTGTGCTCCATCACGCTGACCGCGGGCACCCGGACCGTCACCCACTGGATCTACAGCTACCCCACGGAGGACTACTACGTCACGCTGCCCGCCGATTGGCCCCAAGACGCAGCGACACGGGTCACCATCCGCAGCGAGGCGTGGGGCGGATCGTTCACCATCGCAGACCTCCGGTGGGTGGAAGCGAGCGGCTCGGAGGCGCCAACGGTGCTGCCGGTCCACCGGACGCTCGGACCGCGGCCGTGGCGGGCGGTGTATCAGGACAGCCGGGAGACGGTCTGGGAGAATCCGGACCGGACCCGTCCGGCGTGGGTGACCTCCGATCTGGCGGGGGTGCAACCAGCCTCCGGCAGCGTAAAACCGGTGGGGTGGACGGCGGATGAACAGGAATGGCGCGTGGATTCGGAGACGGGCGGATGGCTGGTGCTGGCGCAGACGTACGATCCGAACTGGCGCGCGTCCGTCGATGGCCAACCAGCGCCGGTGGAGGCGGCGGGGACGGGATACGGCGGGGTATTGACGGCCGTCCGCGTCCCGAAAGGTTCGCACAATGTGCGCCTCGTCTACCGCCCCCTGACGTTTTCCCTGGGGCTTTGCGTCGGTGGCGCGGCGCTCCTCGCCGGCGGAGTCTGGATGCTGTGGGGCATCAGCCGCCCCCGCCCGCGGGCCAGGGCCCAAGGGTGA
- a CDS encoding RNA polymerase sigma factor has translation MGCFNVHCQEPFCAYGCFREHAAMVRHLVYHITRDANDVEDLTQEIMLKVYRSLDGYRGGSFRAYVARIARNHCYDVLRRRQTGELPLADETLATVAPGPEELVVQREAVWEVAQAINQLHPLDREILLLRHVHQFSYDEIAAAVNMRPGAIRTRVARARRKLVDLVNGREMREAPELG, from the coding sequence ATGGGGTGCTTCAATGTCCATTGTCAGGAACCCTTTTGCGCCTACGGATGCTTTCGCGAACACGCGGCCATGGTTCGCCACCTAGTCTACCACATCACACGGGACGCGAACGACGTGGAAGACTTGACGCAGGAGATCATGCTGAAGGTGTACCGGTCGTTGGACGGATACCGCGGAGGCAGCTTTCGTGCCTATGTGGCGCGCATCGCGCGGAACCATTGTTACGACGTGTTGCGCCGCCGCCAGACGGGTGAGCTGCCGCTGGCCGACGAGACGCTGGCCACCGTGGCGCCGGGGCCGGAGGAGTTGGTGGTTCAACGGGAGGCCGTATGGGAGGTGGCGCAAGCGATCAACCAATTGCACCCTCTGGACCGCGAAATCCTCCTGTTGCGCCATGTGCACCAGTTCAGTTACGACGAGATCGCGGCGGCGGTCAACATGCGTCCGGGCGCTATCCGCACTCGGGTGGCCCGGGCCCGGCGAAAACTCGTGGACCTTGTCAACGGGAGGGAAATGCGTGAGGCACCTGAGTTGGGATGA
- a CDS encoding carboxypeptidase-like regulatory domain-containing protein has protein sequence MRHLSWDEVWEWVQGAELPAAKRSHAGVCPVCAERMRRCEQLHRALVCTLTAGVGVTAGDDDALLAFLRQEAGMLPAPVQAAGAFAGAVVGSVTSSGVGSVTGSIAGSVEGSRTGRANRARRRWTRAVVGIGAAACAAAGVSWPSLHARWTHQMDDAGSTVAVAAAGLDGAALGAASDAGLVANGPASRGGAEGTAGGRHAAGRSGQGASAGSTAAATSTAADGTGAVGETAGGLSAAAPAAHVAGESGSAGTVTRRATQSASSDGGGESASWVQTAGSIGERPSSTGAAAAPSAGARAADAPTVASQSMQKAGPARVQGRVQVRASDGKVLSGATVTLSAGGRVLATARTLGDGWTPVLSFTAPADPMLSSSTPSASEAPGVAVVTVECPGYRPAVVYEVGLADGAWIAPVVTLESITPVTPNPVRPNPIPVTSTSSTFQA, from the coding sequence GTGAGGCACCTGAGTTGGGATGAAGTGTGGGAGTGGGTGCAGGGTGCGGAACTGCCTGCCGCCAAGCGATCGCACGCCGGGGTTTGTCCCGTTTGCGCCGAACGGATGCGCCGATGTGAGCAATTGCATCGGGCATTGGTCTGCACGCTGACGGCAGGGGTCGGGGTGACGGCGGGCGACGACGACGCCCTGTTGGCCTTCCTGCGCCAGGAGGCAGGAATGTTGCCCGCTCCGGTGCAGGCGGCGGGCGCGTTTGCGGGGGCGGTTGTGGGCTCGGTTACCAGCTCGGGTGTGGGCTCCGTTACGGGCTCAATTGCGGGCTCCGTTGAGGGCTCGCGGACAGGTCGTGCGAACCGTGCCCGCCGGCGGTGGACCCGCGCTGTCGTTGGCATCGGAGCCGCGGCGTGCGCCGCCGCAGGTGTGTCCTGGCCCAGTCTGCACGCGCGGTGGACGCATCAAATGGATGATGCCGGCTCGACGGTGGCCGTGGCCGCGGCAGGCTTAGATGGCGCGGCCCTCGGTGCCGCCTCGGACGCGGGGCTTGTCGCAAACGGGCCGGCTTCAAGGGGCGGTGCCGAAGGTACCGCCGGCGGGCGCCACGCGGCCGGGCGTTCCGGGCAGGGCGCGTCCGCTGGCAGTACGGCCGCTGCGACCTCTACGGCGGCAGATGGAACAGGGGCTGTCGGCGAGACCGCGGGTGGCTTGAGCGCCGCTGCCCCTGCGGCCCACGTCGCGGGCGAGTCCGGCTCCGCCGGCACCGTCACCCGTCGGGCGACGCAGTCGGCGTCCAGCGACGGAGGCGGGGAGAGCGCGTCGTGGGTGCAGACGGCGGGATCGATTGGGGAGAGGCCGTCCAGCACGGGTGCAGCCGCGGCCCCGTCGGCCGGCGCGCGTGCAGCGGACGCTCCCACCGTGGCGTCCCAGTCGATGCAAAAGGCCGGGCCGGCGCGTGTGCAGGGCCGCGTTCAGGTGCGGGCCTCCGACGGGAAGGTCCTCTCCGGAGCGACGGTGACCTTGTCGGCCGGCGGCCGGGTTTTGGCCACCGCCCGCACACTCGGAGACGGATGGACACCGGTGCTTTCGTTCACCGCACCGGCCGATCCGATGTTATCTTCGTCCACGCCGTCGGCCTCGGAGGCGCCGGGGGTGGCGGTGGTGACCGTCGAATGCCCCGGATACCGGCCGGCCGTGGTTTACGAGGTCGGGTTGGCGGACGGGGCCTGGATCGCACCGGTTGTGACGTTGGAGTCGATCACGCCGGTCACGCCGAACCCTGTGCGACCGAACCCGATCCCGGTCACATCCACCTCTTCGACATTTCAAGCCTAG
- the sigK gene encoding RNA polymerase sporulation sigma factor SigK, with protein MLSLTMAMASVLRDITLVTGYMHQSFPQPLDKEQERECFERWLKGDRAAYQELIEHNLRLVAHVAKKFDSSGIDHDDLISIGTVGLIKAVETFQPDKGTKFATYAARCIQNEILMQLRALKKTRKDVSLNSPIGTDKEGNEITIGDVLGTDADDTEEEVSKRMEIRHVLKLMDTLDERERRVIELRFGLADGQEWTQNEVADMLGISRSYVSRLEKRALLKMFHQSYAGRRRRKPFVYHPKATERREQ; from the coding sequence GTGTTGTCTCTCACCATGGCCATGGCGTCCGTCCTCCGGGACATCACCCTGGTGACCGGTTACATGCACCAGTCCTTCCCCCAACCGTTGGACAAAGAGCAGGAACGCGAGTGCTTTGAACGATGGCTGAAGGGCGATCGCGCCGCCTACCAGGAGCTCATCGAACACAATCTCAGACTGGTCGCCCACGTGGCGAAGAAGTTCGACTCATCCGGGATCGATCACGACGATCTCATCTCCATCGGCACGGTAGGCCTCATCAAGGCCGTCGAGACCTTTCAGCCGGACAAAGGTACCAAGTTCGCCACGTACGCGGCACGGTGCATTCAGAACGAGATCTTGATGCAGTTGAGGGCCTTGAAGAAGACGCGCAAGGATGTGTCCCTCAACAGTCCTATCGGAACGGACAAGGAGGGGAACGAGATCACCATCGGGGACGTGCTCGGCACCGACGCGGACGATACCGAGGAAGAGGTCAGCAAGCGGATGGAGATCCGGCATGTCCTGAAGCTGATGGATACCCTGGACGAACGGGAGCGCCGGGTGATCGAGCTGCGGTTCGGCCTGGCCGACGGGCAGGAGTGGACGCAAAACGAAGTCGCGGATATGCTCGGCATCTCCAGATCGTACGTCTCGCGGCTTGAAAAACGAGCGCTCCTCAAGATGTTCCACCAATCCTACGCAGGACGGCGGCGGCGCAAGCCGTTCGTGTATCACCCGAAAGCCACTGAGCGCCGAGAGCAGTAG
- a CDS encoding mandelate racemase/muconate lactonizing enzyme family protein codes for MRPFEGSELDIMRIRAIETIQLPEHPHHLFVQIHTDEGVSGLGETFPRPSSSAAVIHDVFAGMLLGKNPLEIERHWRDMFQAIHYHGFAGTEIRALSAIDMALWDILGKASNLPVYRLLGGKCRDEIPVYNTCVSHGPYRDHEWFTTRPEELALSLLADGIHGMKIWPFDELSVKTGGQSISKEDLAWGVQLVERIRKAVGDQMEIAIEGHCCWNLPAAIKIAHALEPYDVMWYEDLMPPDPIGSLKQLRDATTTPICASERLFTRFQFLPLLEQHAVDIVMPDIAWVGGISEMKKIATLASSYHLPIAPHNCGGPVINLANAHICANVPNLFICESVRAFYNTYFQDIVTHPIQMKNGCMQVPESPGLGAELLPELLKRDDLIRKVTTEAVNTHWTSGDPWKDDLGDRF; via the coding sequence ATGCGTCCGTTTGAAGGGAGCGAGCTTGACATCATGAGAATCCGGGCAATTGAGACCATTCAACTGCCGGAACACCCGCACCACCTGTTCGTCCAAATTCACACAGATGAAGGTGTGAGCGGGCTCGGAGAGACCTTTCCGCGCCCGTCATCCTCGGCCGCCGTCATTCACGACGTGTTTGCCGGCATGTTGCTTGGCAAAAATCCACTGGAGATCGAACGCCATTGGCGTGACATGTTTCAGGCGATTCATTATCACGGTTTTGCAGGTACTGAAATTCGTGCACTCAGCGCGATCGACATGGCCCTCTGGGACATCCTCGGCAAAGCGTCCAACCTGCCCGTGTACAGGCTGCTCGGCGGAAAGTGCCGGGATGAAATTCCCGTCTACAACACATGTGTCAGCCACGGCCCCTATCGGGACCACGAGTGGTTCACCACCCGTCCGGAAGAGTTGGCCTTGAGCCTCCTGGCAGATGGCATTCACGGCATGAAGATCTGGCCATTCGACGAACTTTCCGTGAAAACCGGCGGGCAGTCAATTTCCAAAGAAGATCTGGCTTGGGGCGTGCAACTGGTGGAGCGGATTCGAAAGGCCGTCGGAGATCAGATGGAGATCGCCATCGAAGGGCACTGTTGCTGGAACCTGCCGGCCGCCATTAAAATCGCGCACGCGCTGGAACCCTATGATGTGATGTGGTATGAGGACTTGATGCCACCCGATCCCATCGGTTCGTTGAAACAACTGCGTGACGCGACCACCACGCCGATCTGTGCCAGCGAACGCCTGTTCACCAGATTTCAGTTCTTGCCGCTCCTCGAACAACACGCCGTCGACATCGTCATGCCGGACATCGCATGGGTCGGTGGTATCTCAGAGATGAAGAAGATCGCCACCCTCGCGAGTTCGTATCATCTGCCCATCGCGCCCCACAACTGTGGCGGACCCGTGATCAACTTGGCGAACGCGCACATCTGCGCAAACGTACCGAACCTCTTCATCTGCGAATCCGTGCGAGCCTTCTACAATACCTACTTCCAGGATATCGTGACACATCCTATTCAGATGAAGAATGGATGCATGCAGGTCCCAGAATCACCAGGGCTGGGTGCCGAACTGTTGCCCGAGCTGCTCAAACGCGATGACCTCATCCGAAAGGTCACCACCGAGGCGGTGAACACGCACTGGACCAGCGGGGACCCATGGAAGGATGATTTAGGCGACCGCTTCTGA